A stretch of DNA from Candidatus Pseudomonas phytovorans:
TTCTCTGCCACACGAGCCTGCCTTGATGAAGTTGCCAACATTCTTCCGCCGTCGCCGCCATTTGCTGCTGAGCCTGGCACTCACGGTCGTCGCCGTGCCGCTGGCGCTGGAGGCTGTCGAAAGCCGGGCTCAACCGGTGGATGGCACCCAGACCCTGGTGTTCCTGCGCCATGCAGAGAAACCGGGCGAGGGCCTTGGCCAGTTGAACTGCCAGGGCCTCAACCGCGCACTGGACCTGGCAACCTTGCTGCCGGAGCGTTTCGGGAATGCCGACTATGTGTTTGCCGCCAACCCTTCGCGGCATGTCGAGGAAGGCAGCAAGGACGAAAGCTATAGCTACATCCGCCCGCTGATGACCATCACCCCCAGCGCCATACGCCTCGGCTTGCCAGTGAATATCGACTACGGCGCCAATGACACCGACGAACTGGCCGATGAGTTGCTCAGCGACAAATACCGCAATGCGACCATCTACACTGCCTGGTCCCACGGCTACCTGCCGGAACTGATCAACACTGTGGCCGGCAAGGCTTTGGGTGAAGACCGAGTGATCACCGAGGACTGGAGCGGCGATGACTTCGACACCCTCTACGTACTGACCCTGACCTGGCATGACGGCAAGGCCAGCCTGCTCAGCCGCAACGTGCGCCAGGGCCTGAATGGCGGCGCACATAGCTGCCCGACATAAGGGTTTTAGTCATGGCCTGTGGCAGTGCAGCGGTTGGCCCGGATGATGGGTTGAACTGTACCGGCCTCTTCGCGGGCACGCCCGCTCCCACAGGGATCCCTAAGTCTTCAGTCTTGTGGTTATCCTGTGGGAGCGGGCGTGCCCGCGAAGAGGCCGGTACTGGCAAGTAAAGGACTAGTGGCCGAACCGCATCGGCCAGCCGATCACCTTCTTCGCCCGCGGCGTGGCATAAGTGCGCACCTTGGAGGTACTCAGGCCCATGCGCACCAGCGATTCGGCAATGGTCACCGCCGCGCTCACGCCATCCACCACCGGCACGCCGGTGCGCTGGCGGATCTGCTCGTCCAGCCCGGCCATGCCGCCGCAACCCAGGCAAATCACTTCAGCCTTGTCTTCCCGCACGGCGCGTTCGGCCTGCTCGACAATCGCCTCCACGGCCCGCTGCGGGTCGGCTTCCAGTTCCAGCACCGCCAGCCCACTTGCCCGTACCGACGCACAGCGGTCATAAAGGCCCGAAAGCTTCAGGCGGTCTTCGATCAGTGGCACGGTGCGGTCCAGCGTGGTTACCACCGAGTAGGCATGGCCCAGGTACATCGCGGTACTGGCCGCCGCATCGGTGATGTCCACCACCGGCACGTTCAGCAATTCCTGCAGGCCTTCGCGGCCGTGCTCGCCGTAACCGGCCTGGATCACGGCGTCATAGGGGCCATCGTAGGCCAGCACGCGGTCCATCACTGCGATTGCGGCCAGGTAGCTTTCGAAGTTGCCTTCCACCGACTCGGCGCCGAACCAAGGGGTAAGGCCGATGATTTCGGTGCCGGGCGCAGCTACCAGTCGGGCCTGCTCGGCAATGGCTTCGGTGATGGCTTCGGTGGTGTTGACGTTGGCAATCAGGATACGCATGGGCAGTTTTCCCCGGTCAGTGGCTGCTGTGGTCGACGGCG
This window harbors:
- a CDS encoding histidine phosphatase family protein, whose amino-acid sequence is MKLPTFFRRRRHLLLSLALTVVAVPLALEAVESRAQPVDGTQTLVFLRHAEKPGEGLGQLNCQGLNRALDLATLLPERFGNADYVFAANPSRHVEEGSKDESYSYIRPLMTITPSAIRLGLPVNIDYGANDTDELADELLSDKYRNATIYTAWSHGYLPELINTVAGKALGEDRVITEDWSGDDFDTLYVLTLTWHDGKASLLSRNVRQGLNGGAHSCPT
- a CDS encoding aspartate/glutamate racemase family protein; the protein is MRILIANVNTTEAITEAIAEQARLVAAPGTEIIGLTPWFGAESVEGNFESYLAAIAVMDRVLAYDGPYDAVIQAGYGEHGREGLQELLNVPVVDITDAAASTAMYLGHAYSVVTTLDRTVPLIEDRLKLSGLYDRCASVRASGLAVLELEADPQRAVEAIVEQAERAVREDKAEVICLGCGGMAGLDEQIRQRTGVPVVDGVSAAVTIAESLVRMGLSTSKVRTYATPRAKKVIGWPMRFGH